GTTCCCTAGAGATAAAGGCGGCATTTTTATGTTTTACAATATTAATGACGAACTTCTTTTCGTAGGTAAAGCTCGTAAAATTAGACAACGTATTAAAAAGCATTTTGAAGATAATGTTTCGCCAATCAAAAATAATCGTGATGAAGTATACCGTATCGATGCATGTATCGTAGAAGATCCAACAGAAAGAGAAATTTACGAAACTTACATCATTAATAAATACAAAGCGAAATATAACGTTGATAAAGTGTTTTATAAATAAACAATATTAGCGAAATGAAACAATCCTAGTACATACACTAGGATTGTTTTTATTTATATAGATTTGTAATTTTTGTCCGTAATGATTTTCCTCGCATTTGTTCCTCCTTATAAGGGAATATATTATTTA
This Bacillus mycoides DNA region includes the following protein-coding sequences:
- a CDS encoding nucleotide excision repair endonuclease → MNLIKINIPEADVSITERNQVIKGDEPLITPINGFIDFHLFPRDKGGIFMFYNINDELLFVGKARKIRQRIKKHFEDNVSPIKNNRDEVYRIDACIVEDPTEREIYETYIINKYKAKYNVDKVFYK